A region of the Chloroflexota bacterium genome:
CCGCCGCCGCCGATTCGGGTGGGCGGCACGATTAGTTGCGGGGTTGAGGTCTCCGTCGGCTGTTGAGGCTGGCCTGCCGGTTGGGTGGTAGCGCCCAGAACAAACTCTTCCGTTGGCGTAAGCGTAAACGTTGGCGTGTTTTCCGGCGGGAAGGTGGGAACGGCAGAGGTGTTGGTCGGCGAGGCGCGGATGAGGAGAGCCGGGAGCGTGGGCGGCGGAAAAGGATTGAGAGAGTAGGGATTAAATAGCACCAGCAGGAAATATCCGCCCATCCAGGCCGTCGAGATCAGACAGCAGATCGTGAGCACATTGAGGGCAATTGCGCCATAACGCGGCGCGCGGCGGGGAGTGGGATCAGTATTCATGGACATGAGTGATGAGTATAGCCTCGAGCGGGTTTAGAGGCAAATGCCTTTTGGCTGTGGGGGCGAGTTGACAACTCGCCCTACTTGGTTAGTGTCGCCTCGGCCTGAACCACCGCCTCGTCCAAAAGTTGCGCGCCGGTTTGGCCGGTTCGGTTGGACGCCGCTTGAGCCAGGTCGCGGCGGAAGTCGGGCACAAGGTCGGCCCCGGCGGCTTCCTGGCAGAGCAGTGCGGCGCGCAGTCCGTTGGCAATGCCGTAGCGCGGCTCAGGCCGTGAGAGGTCTTCATACTTAAAAGTGGCGGCGGTGTACATGCGCTGGCGGAAATACTGGGCGGCCAGAAGCGCGCCCAAGCGGCCAATCGTGTCATGATCCGAGTCGGCCCCTGAGAGGCCGTGATCTTGCAGTAGCTTCTCCACGTCCACCTGCCCCAGCGTGACGCGCGCGTAATCGTTCCGCAGTTTCCACGGGTCAAGCCCGGCTTCGTCCATTTCGGTGATGTAGAGATCGTCCACGTTGTTGGCCAGGTTGTCAAAGGCGCGGCGGAGCGCGCCCTTCCAGTTGGAGGCGCCGGGCGTGCAATCGCAACCGGCGGCGAAGCGGCCCAGGCCGTGCGGGCACGACCAGGAGGTGTACTCTTTGATCGTGATCTCGACTTGCGGCGGGTTGGCTTTCAGGTGGCGTTCCAGCGTGGTGACGCTCTGGTTGACGGCCCCGGCTTCAAACGACAGCAACCAGTGAAGGAAATGTTCTTCGCCGGCGTGGTGGTGGCCGAAGGTTTCGCCTTCGACGGCGATCAAGGTCAGCCGTTCGCCTTTGAGTTCGAGCGGGCCGGTGTCCTTGCGGCGCGAGGCCAGCGTGTTCCTGGCCCAGCGCCCGGCCCCGCCCAGCGTTTGAATGTTGAAAGCGATCTGCACCGAGAGCGAGTCGTCGCGCAGGAACACGGCGATGTGCTCGCCGTTCGGCAGTTTCACCCAGTACGGCCCGCCGCTGTCGGGCGCGCCTTCTGCCTGCGACTCGCTCAGGATCGTGTACCGGACACCTTGATCGTGCAAGGCTTGCAGAGTCTCCAGGTCAACCGCCATCTCCGGTAACCACATCCCGGTCGTCTTTCGGCCATAGGCATGTTCAAAGCCGGCCAGGCCCCATTTGATCTGGGTCACTTTGTCGCGGGCGCGGATGAGGGGCAGGATGGTGTGGTGCGAGGGTGTAGCGATGGCGTTGCCGACGCCAAATTCGGAAAGGTATTTGCGATCCGATTCCAGAATGCGGGCGTAGGTGTTGGGCGCGTGATCGCGCATCCAGCGCAGGAGGGTGGAGCCAACATCGAACGACATCTGCTCGAAGTTGCCCAGTTCGGCGTTGGGCAGATAGCACTCGGTCGTGACCTTCTCGTTGAAATTTTCGTAAGGCTCGGCCCCGGCCTCGTGGCCGATCTCATCCGCGCCGAAACGATCCACAAACGGGTTGCCGCGCGGCGGCTGGTAGAAGTGGGCGTGAAGGCAGAAGGCGGGCATCGAGTAGCTGTAGATGGGTAAAGAAGTCTGCAAGTACACAAATATACAAGCGCCAATCTTATCCACTTGTCCAAGTGTCTACTCGCCTAATCACTTATCCATCTAAGTCCCTGTGCCACTATAAGTGGCAACTTTAGTTTGGGGCAGTTAATTGCTTGGCAATCACTTGTCTCCTGGGCTTCCCAACTGCGGCGACCAGGCAGGATACGAATCCTCAACCTTATTATTCGTCAACCGTCTCTGGTCACTCCCATCAGCATTCATCAAATAGATTTCCTTGTTGCCATCGCGTTCGGAGACAAAGGCGATTCGCTTTCCATCGGGTGACCAGACTGGATTGCGATCAGAAGCTGAGTAATAAGTCAACTGCATTCGGTTACTGCCATCAGCATCCATCACATAGATTCCTCCACGTAGATCACGTGGCTCCACTGAGGAGAAAGCTAACTGCTGTCCATCAGGCGACCAAGTAATATCCGTCTCCGAAGCCGAATTATCAGTTAGGTTTGTCAGTTGACTACCATCACTATTAATTATGCATATATCTGTTTGCCCTTCGAATTGATGATCGACACAAACAAATGCAATTTGTCGACCATCAGGTGACCATGTTGGATCTACATCCAGTGGGCAAGGTACACTCTCATAACAATCAACCGCGTAATCAGTCAAGGACCTCACTTGCGAAAAATCCCGGTTTATAATTCTAAGCACCGTAGCAGAGTGTTCTACGCCTCTAGTCATGAAAACGATTTCCTGACTATCTGGTGACCAAACCATCGCTTCCCAGCCTGCATTAGCAACTCCGCTCAGCCACTCTTTCTGATGAGTGCCATCAATATTCACCACATTAATGTAGGAATCGCCCGGGTTGCTAGTGTAATCAGTCCAGAAGACAATTTGCTTACCACCTGGCGACCATTTTGGCATTGAGACTCCATACATATCTTCGTTAAAATTGGTTATAGGGTGTGGGTTGCTACCGTCAGAGTACATCACATAAATATTTTGATTAGCTGTGAAAGCAATTTGTCGGCCATCTGGTAACCAAGCTGGGTAAAAACCTCCCCCGTTGCCTGCGTCAGTCAAGCGAAGCAATTCACCCGTATCGGCATTTGCTAGATAAACGTTTGGGTGATCTTTTCCGTCTATCCGGCTCACAAAGGCAATCCACCCTGCCGTCGAGGGCAAATTGGGCGTAGGAGAAGGCGGGTAAGTGGGTTCCGGGGGATATGGTTTTGCCGTCGGAATACTCGGATCGGGCGTAGAGGTAGCCGTTGGCAACTCGGCTTTACAAGCGACTAACCCAAAGACTAACAATGCTGTCCCCGCCATCAGCCATCTAACTGGCTTAAACAAACAAGGCATATCCATTCGTCCTTTGTTGTTCAACGAGTCTAAATCTTCATCCCTCTTTAGAGT
Encoded here:
- a CDS encoding DUF3536 domain-containing protein, yielding MDKIGACIFVYLQTSLPIYSYSMPAFCLHAHFYQPPRGNPFVDRFGADEIGHEAGAEPYENFNEKVTTECYLPNAELGNFEQMSFDVGSTLLRWMRDHAPNTYARILESDRKYLSEFGVGNAIATPSHHTILPLIRARDKVTQIKWGLAGFEHAYGRKTTGMWLPEMAVDLETLQALHDQGVRYTILSESQAEGAPDSGGPYWVKLPNGEHIAVFLRDDSLSVQIAFNIQTLGGAGRWARNTLASRRKDTGPLELKGERLTLIAVEGETFGHHHAGEEHFLHWLLSFEAGAVNQSVTTLERHLKANPPQVEITIKEYTSWSCPHGLGRFAAGCDCTPGASNWKGALRRAFDNLANNVDDLYITEMDEAGLDPWKLRNDYARVTLGQVDVEKLLQDHGLSGADSDHDTIGRLGALLAAQYFRQRMYTAATFKYEDLSRPEPRYGIANGLRAALLCQEAAGADLVPDFRRDLAQAASNRTGQTGAQLLDEAVVQAEATLTK
- a CDS encoding PD40 domain-containing protein, which encodes MNNKGRMDMPCLFKPVRWLMAGTALLVFGLVACKAELPTATSTPDPSIPTAKPYPPEPTYPPSPTPNLPSTAGWIAFVSRIDGKDHPNVYLANADTGELLRLTDAGNGGGFYPAWLPDGRQIAFTANQNIYVMYSDGSNPHPITNFNEDMYGVSMPKWSPGGKQIVFWTDYTSNPGDSYINVVNIDGTHQKEWLSGVANAGWEAMVWSPDSQEIVFMTRGVEHSATVLRIINRDFSQVRSLTDYAVDCYESVPCPLDVDPTWSPDGRQIAFVCVDHQFEGQTDICIINSDGSQLTNLTDNSASETDITWSPDGQQLAFSSVEPRDLRGGIYVMDADGSNRMQLTYYSASDRNPVWSPDGKRIAFVSERDGNKEIYLMNADGSDQRRLTNNKVEDSYPAWSPQLGSPGDK